A genomic region of Fodinisporobacter ferrooxydans contains the following coding sequences:
- a CDS encoding DUF975 family protein produces the protein MKLSLLRSKARSILKGKWFSFVGYTILLLILNTTVPKLLEKLYLYKGNLGMDTVLSFLYEVLVIGALTLGSNSLYLKITKDEKASVRTIFSFFSNFNSYKKAIIYNLLMGLYFILWSLLLIIPGIIKSFSYAMSSYILIEEPHLTANQAITKSRQMMDGYKWKLFCLYLSFAGWFILSILTVGIGFLWLIPYYQTSIACFYNDIKDKYKVTEPNSSDEL, from the coding sequence TTGAAATTAAGTTTGTTACGTAGCAAAGCCCGAAGTATATTAAAAGGAAAGTGGTTTTCGTTTGTTGGTTATACTATTTTACTGCTAATTCTTAATACGACTGTGCCCAAGCTTTTAGAAAAATTGTATCTTTATAAGGGTAATTTGGGAATGGATACTGTACTTTCCTTTCTTTATGAAGTCTTAGTTATCGGTGCTTTAACTTTAGGCAGTAATTCTTTATATTTAAAAATTACCAAGGATGAAAAAGCTTCGGTTAGAACTATTTTCTCATTTTTTTCAAATTTCAACAGTTATAAGAAAGCAATTATTTATAATTTGCTAATGGGTCTTTACTTCATCCTATGGTCACTACTTTTGATTATCCCAGGCATTATTAAAAGTTTTTCCTATGCGATGTCTTCTTATATCCTTATTGAAGAGCCTCATTTAACAGCGAACCAAGCGATTACAAAAAGCCGTCAAATGATGGACGGTTATAAATGGAAGCTATTCTGCCTATACCTTTCCTTCGCAGGATGGTTTATCTTATCAATTCTAACAGTTGGAATTGGATTCCTGTGGCTTATTCCTTATTATCAGACAAGTATCGCCTGTTTCTATAATGATATTAAAGATAAATACAAAGTAACAGAGCCTAATAGTTCAGATGAATTATAA
- a CDS encoding IS630 family transposase, which yields MARSKKAALLLSEEDKQYLQKICNSRTEQVRRVERATILLHYADGMSSPQIAKRMGISVPNTDTCIKKALLFGVRQALEDFKRSGRPVELTPEARAWIVSLACQKPKELGYSYELWTMSLLAQHVRQHAMAEGHPSAARMAKGTVSRILSSHDLKPHKVSYYVERRDPDFDTKRAQVLHVYQQVEWKIENDNFQMSCDVVVSYDEKPGIQAIGTTSLDLPPVPGEHPTISRDYEYVRHGTVTLMAAIDLVSGEVLGSVVDRHRSREFVDFLKMLDTHYEPDLRIQVVLDNHSAHTSKETRAYLDTVPNRFEFVFTPKHGSWLNVIETFFSKMSRSFLRGIRVASKEELKERIELYLKEINANPIPFRWKYGMESAAK from the coding sequence ATGGCACGTTCCAAGAAAGCAGCACTCTTGTTAAGTGAAGAAGATAAACAATACCTTCAAAAAATCTGTAATTCTCGAACCGAACAGGTGCGCCGTGTGGAGCGTGCAACGATTCTTCTTCACTATGCCGATGGGATGAGTTCGCCTCAGATTGCCAAACGGATGGGAATTAGCGTACCTAACACAGATACATGCATTAAGAAAGCACTCCTATTCGGTGTGAGACAAGCATTGGAAGATTTTAAACGTTCCGGTCGTCCGGTGGAATTAACACCGGAAGCCCGAGCGTGGATTGTGTCTCTCGCTTGTCAAAAACCTAAGGAACTGGGGTACTCATATGAATTGTGGACCATGAGCCTGCTTGCCCAACACGTTCGCCAACATGCAATGGCAGAAGGTCATCCCAGCGCAGCGCGAATGGCGAAAGGAACCGTTTCGCGCATCCTTTCGTCTCATGACCTGAAACCGCATAAAGTGTCGTATTACGTAGAGCGCAGAGATCCTGATTTCGATACCAAACGTGCGCAGGTGCTGCATGTCTATCAACAGGTCGAATGGAAGATCGAAAATGACAACTTTCAAATGTCCTGTGATGTTGTTGTCTCATACGATGAAAAACCTGGGATCCAAGCCATCGGGACAACTTCGCTTGACTTGCCGCCGGTTCCCGGTGAGCATCCGACGATTTCCCGAGATTATGAGTATGTGCGCCATGGTACAGTGACGCTCATGGCGGCTATCGATCTTGTTAGCGGCGAAGTACTCGGATCGGTTGTGGATCGCCATCGCAGTCGGGAATTTGTTGACTTTCTAAAAATGCTTGATACCCATTATGAACCAGACTTACGAATTCAAGTTGTTTTAGATAATCATTCCGCCCATACATCCAAGGAGACAAGAGCGTACTTAGATACGGTTCCCAATCGCTTCGAGTTCGTGTTCACTCCCAAGCATGGTTCTTGGCTCAACGTGATTGAAACTTTCTTTTCCAAAATGTCGCGCTCTTTCCTTCGCGGAATTCGGGTTGCGTCCAAGGAAGAATTAAAAGAACGGATTGAACTCTACTTGAAAGAAATCAATGCCAATCCGATTCCGTTTCGTTGGAAATATGGCATGGAATCTGCCGCAAAGTAG
- a CDS encoding tyrosine-type recombinase/integrase: MKLREEAELDDPIFVSRKKEGQLSPSQVHRIVKAAAKRAGLGDNVSAHWLRHAHASHSLDRGAPIHLVQSTLGHASVATTGRYLHARPTDSSARYLGV; this comes from the coding sequence GTGAAATTGCGTGAAGAAGCTGAACTCGATGATCCAATCTTTGTGAGCCGGAAGAAGGAAGGCCAACTTAGCCCTTCTCAAGTGCATCGAATTGTCAAAGCAGCTGCCAAACGCGCAGGATTAGGCGATAACGTAAGCGCTCATTGGTTACGACACGCACACGCTTCTCATTCGCTTGATCGTGGAGCACCGATTCACTTGGTTCAATCCACGCTGGGTCATGCAAGTGTTGCTACTACTGGACGTTATTTGCACGCTAGGCCAACAGATAGTTCGGCTCGGTATTTGGGGGTGTGA
- a CDS encoding tyrosine-type recombinase/integrase — protein MRKHYTAAFKAQIVLDLLKEDAREETLSCIGVIRLSNEITVSTAHKIEVVHQSPDERIIQLWLHGRSKHTKRSYKADAKRFFKFVNKSLDTVTILDMQMFADSLVELAPATQARILSSVKSLFAFAHKEIGVLSVNVAAPIKLPAQKNTLAERILSQKEVHRMLALETNTRNSILLLLLYAGGLRVSEICGLK, from the coding sequence ATGAGAAAACATTACACTGCAGCATTCAAAGCACAGATAGTTTTGGATCTCCTCAAAGAGGATGCAAGAGAAGAAACATTATCTTGCATTGGAGTGATTAGATTATCCAATGAAATCACAGTTTCAACTGCACACAAAATAGAGGTTGTCCATCAATCGCCAGACGAACGAATCATTCAACTCTGGTTGCATGGACGCAGCAAACATACAAAGCGTTCGTACAAAGCCGATGCAAAACGTTTTTTCAAATTCGTAAATAAATCACTTGATACAGTCACCATCCTAGACATGCAAATGTTCGCAGATAGTTTAGTAGAATTAGCCCCGGCAACGCAAGCGAGAATCCTATCCTCTGTAAAGTCCCTGTTCGCATTCGCTCATAAGGAGATTGGGGTTCTGTCAGTGAACGTAGCAGCACCGATCAAACTGCCAGCGCAAAAGAATACATTAGCGGAACGGATTCTGTCGCAAAAAGAAGTACACCGAATGCTGGCGCTTGAAACGAATACGCGAAATTCTATCCTGTTGTTATTACTGTATGCTGGTGGACTTCGTGTATCTGAAATATGCGGACTAAAATAG
- a CDS encoding tyrosine-type recombinase/integrase, translating to MISRYPTYTFIYPVLVRLLYSCGLRISEALTLKCQDVDLAQGILFIEKSKKGKSRFVPMSHSMAETCRDYAKRMSFSANSNGYFFPSSDGGKYTRHSAKSTIQNIYAKAGISKLPNGRYPRVHDMRHSKATHLLMSGVNLIYIRDFLGHASVLTTERYAKTNPEFMRKAIEESTADNMTGIKKYGMEQKKELTEFLKQYRL from the coding sequence GTGATATCTCGTTATCCGACCTACACATTTATTTATCCTGTTCTTGTGCGACTCTTATACAGCTGTGGTTTGCGTATATCTGAAGCGTTGACTTTGAAGTGTCAGGACGTCGATCTGGCTCAGGGTATCCTTTTTATAGAAAAATCAAAAAAGGGAAAAAGCCGATTTGTTCCTATGTCACATTCCATGGCAGAAACCTGCAGGGATTACGCTAAAAGGATGTCATTCAGTGCGAATAGCAATGGTTATTTTTTTCCATCGTCGGACGGTGGAAAATACACCAGGCATTCTGCAAAATCAACCATACAAAACATATATGCCAAGGCAGGAATTTCAAAGCTTCCAAATGGCAGATATCCAAGGGTTCACGACATGAGGCATTCCAAAGCCACACATTTGCTAATGAGCGGGGTAAATCTTATTTACATTAGGGATTTCCTTGGACATGCTTCTGTTTTAACGACCGAACGTTATGCAAAGACCAACCCGGAATTTATGCGCAAAGCAATTGAAGAAAGTACTGCGGACAACATGACGGGTATTAAGAAATACGGTATGGAACAGAAGAAGGAACTGACAGAATTTCTAAAACAATATAGGTTATAG